One Thermicanus aegyptius DSM 12793 DNA segment encodes these proteins:
- a CDS encoding DUF4830 domain-containing protein: protein MIQEHVKYIESLGWTIEKARGDATPFDETRFNFPEFLQVYKNAGLDLLPYKGQNLKTKSYDLKDKLYDNGKNLELIVEIFFTDKQIVGGVISIEDYIPGIVKLEEKEQFYSHFYSRQGNK, encoded by the coding sequence TTGATCCAGGAGCACGTGAAATATATTGAATCATTGGGGTGGACCATTGAAAAGGCAAGAGGAGATGCTACTCCATTTGACGAAACACGTTTTAATTTCCCTGAATTTCTTCAGGTTTACAAAAATGCCGGCCTAGATCTCCTCCCATATAAAGGGCAAAACCTTAAAACGAAAAGCTATGATTTAAAAGATAAATTATATGATAATGGAAAGAATTTAGAATTAATCGTAGAAATTTTTTTCACCGACAAGCAGATCGTTGGCGGGGTGATCAGTATCGAAGATTATATACCCGGTATTGTCAAACTTGAAGAAAAAGAACAATTTTATTCCCATTTCTATTCGAGGCAAGGAAATAAATGA
- a CDS encoding alpha/beta fold hydrolase, with amino-acid sequence MHILLNGVKIWVQIEGEGFPLLFLHPPVIAHSVFMNQIRHFKKKYKVIAFDIRGHGRSEKGEEPLTYPLIVKDLFALLDQMGEKEAILIGYSAAAMAVLKAALVCPSRIKAGILIGGMAKMDHPSLIRLTRLAGSLAGMGMKRWLAFHFSLGNSANLSHFFRLYSEARMGHSASFREYLDESATYSLVERLTEIQLPILDIQGKKQPAFYPLARTLQENLPQGRLRWIEKAGHQMPLKATDSLNRIMEEYIGEVLSSDPT; translated from the coding sequence ATGCATATTCTTCTCAACGGGGTGAAGATCTGGGTTCAGATCGAAGGGGAAGGCTTTCCCCTCCTCTTTCTCCATCCTCCGGTCATCGCCCATTCCGTCTTCATGAATCAGATCCGGCACTTTAAGAAGAAGTATAAGGTGATCGCCTTCGACATCCGGGGCCACGGGAGAAGTGAAAAAGGGGAGGAACCCCTCACCTACCCCCTCATTGTGAAAGACCTCTTCGCCCTCCTCGATCAAATGGGAGAGAAGGAAGCCATCCTGATCGGCTATTCCGCCGCCGCCATGGCGGTTCTTAAGGCCGCACTGGTATGTCCCTCCCGGATCAAGGCGGGGATTCTGATCGGAGGCATGGCGAAAATGGACCACCCCTCCCTGATCCGTCTCACCCGACTGGCCGGCTCCTTAGCCGGGATGGGAATGAAGCGCTGGCTCGCCTTCCACTTTTCCCTGGGGAACAGCGCCAACCTCTCCCATTTCTTCCGCCTTTATTCCGAAGCCCGGATGGGCCACTCCGCCTCATTCCGGGAGTATTTGGACGAAAGCGCAACCTATTCCCTCGTGGAGAGGTTAACGGAGATCCAACTCCCCATCCTCGATATTCAAGGAAAAAAACAACCCGCCTTTTATCCCCTCGCCCGCACCCTGCAGGAAAATCTCCCCCAGGGCAGGCTGAGATGGATTGAAAAAGCGGGACATCAAATGCCTCTAAAAGCCACGGATTCACTCAACCGAATCATGGAGGAATACATCGGGGAGGTGCTCTCCTCCGATCCGACCTGA
- a CDS encoding helix-turn-helix domain-containing protein, with protein sequence MERSPKLRELMVRAKSGDLEALEQIISKLNPMIKKISRDLGYDEAYSDLVLWVVNAVHRYAPATARDDESKKDHINKSNDGKN encoded by the coding sequence ATGGAACGAAGCCCAAAACTTCGAGAATTGATGGTACGCGCCAAAAGTGGTGATTTAGAAGCGTTGGAACAGATCATCAGCAAACTCAACCCAATGATTAAAAAAATCAGCAGGGATCTGGGTTATGATGAAGCATATTCAGACTTGGTTCTATGGGTAGTGAATGCTGTTCACCGCTACGCACCTGCAACTGCGAGGGATGATGAGTCAAAAAAAGATCATATCAATAAAAGTAATGATGGTAAGAATTGA
- the pruA gene encoding L-glutamate gamma-semialdehyde dehydrogenase, protein MIPLFRPEPLTDFSLEENRKAFAQALAKVEQELGREYDLVIGGERIKTEKKIISTNPANTREVVGIVSKADQALAEKAIQTAAKTFESWKAIPGEHRARFLYKAAAILRRRKHEFSAWMVKEAGKSWAEADADTAEAIDFMEYYGREMERYAAPQPLIPYPGENNHLFYIPLGVGVVIPPWNFPLAIMVGMTTSAFVTGNTVVLKPASSTPVVAAKFFEILQEAGVPDGVVNFVPGSGAEVGDYLVDHPLTRFISFTGSREVGLRINERAAKRAPGQKWIKRVVAEMGGKDAIIVDQDADLDEAAKAIVTSAFGFQGQKCSACSRAIVVEEVYDAVLEKVVERTKALKQGDPTLQENTVGPVVDEAAFQKIMDYIEIGKKEGRLVYGGEGKSETGWFITPTIFADVDPKARIAQEEIFGPVLAFIKAKDFDHALEIANDTEYGLTGSVFTRNRAHIEKARTEFHVGNLYFNRKCTGAIVGVHPFGGFNMSGTDSKTGGPDYLLLFLQAKVASEVL, encoded by the coding sequence ATGATCCCTCTATTTCGCCCTGAACCGTTAACCGATTTTTCCCTGGAAGAAAATCGTAAAGCCTTCGCCCAAGCCCTCGCAAAGGTTGAGCAGGAATTGGGCAGAGAGTACGATCTGGTGATTGGCGGGGAAAGGATTAAGACGGAGAAAAAGATCATTTCCACCAATCCGGCCAACACCCGTGAAGTGGTGGGCATCGTCTCCAAAGCGGATCAAGCTCTAGCGGAGAAGGCGATTCAGACCGCAGCCAAAACGTTTGAAAGTTGGAAGGCGATTCCCGGAGAACACCGGGCCCGTTTTCTTTATAAAGCGGCCGCCATTTTAAGGCGCCGGAAACATGAATTTAGCGCGTGGATGGTGAAGGAGGCGGGGAAGAGCTGGGCCGAAGCCGATGCGGATACGGCGGAAGCCATCGATTTCATGGAATATTATGGGCGTGAGATGGAACGATATGCGGCTCCCCAACCTTTAATCCCTTATCCGGGGGAGAATAATCACCTTTTTTACATTCCATTAGGCGTCGGCGTCGTGATTCCGCCGTGGAACTTTCCCCTTGCCATCATGGTAGGGATGACCACATCCGCCTTCGTCACCGGAAACACCGTGGTGCTAAAACCGGCCAGTTCAACCCCCGTGGTGGCTGCTAAATTTTTCGAGATTCTCCAAGAAGCGGGAGTCCCGGACGGTGTGGTAAACTTCGTGCCCGGCAGCGGTGCCGAGGTGGGGGATTACCTGGTAGATCATCCCCTCACCCGTTTCATCTCCTTCACAGGGTCCAGGGAAGTGGGACTTCGGATTAACGAACGGGCTGCAAAACGGGCTCCCGGCCAGAAGTGGATTAAGCGGGTGGTCGCCGAGATGGGGGGCAAGGATGCCATCATCGTCGATCAGGATGCGGATCTGGATGAAGCGGCCAAGGCGATCGTCACCTCCGCCTTTGGCTTCCAGGGACAGAAATGCTCCGCCTGCTCCAGGGCGATTGTGGTGGAAGAGGTATACGATGCCGTCTTGGAGAAGGTGGTGGAGCGGACCAAAGCCTTAAAACAGGGAGATCCCACCCTTCAAGAAAATACCGTCGGTCCCGTCGTCGATGAAGCCGCATTTCAAAAAATTATGGATTACATCGAGATCGGAAAGAAGGAAGGGCGCCTCGTATACGGTGGGGAAGGAAAGAGCGAGACGGGCTGGTTTATTACGCCCACCATCTTCGCCGATGTGGACCCGAAAGCCCGCATTGCCCAGGAGGAGATCTTTGGTCCCGTCCTCGCCTTTATTAAAGCGAAGGATTTCGACCATGCCCTGGAGATCGCCAATGATACGGAATACGGGTTAACCGGTTCCGTCTTTACCCGAAACCGCGCTCATATTGAGAAGGCTCGGACGGAATTTCACGTGGGGAATCTCTACTTTAACCGGAAATGTACCGGGGCCATCGTAGGGGTTCATCCCTTTGGCGGATTTAACATGTCCGGCACCGATTCGAAGACGGGCGGTCCCGACTACCTCCTTCTCTTTTTGCAAGCGAAGGTAGCTTCTGAGGTTTTATAA
- a CDS encoding S-layer homology domain-containing protein — MMIEKSKKRGLKRTCAPFLTLCLFFSFLLLSLSTAAAESGMKEPKVRIALSGQRLEVGDLLEVGIWLQGWTGPFGGVQGYQLKLSYDPLFLQPVPDGEEGKFEHPSIFPPSASPITLANRIGRDGTIEIAQAVEGYDHLFYGYGKIGTLTFRALKEGTTRLTPEKSILILPGNPGINIRHTANEATVSIGKKAAGEEKILTVGDPVKAPLPLAGKEELLGRFLDREDLYRLSWAVDAVYDLAAKRILVGMPDGRFYPSRPMTRAEFAKIAVQAFGLDMEQVGTPSFPDVNKKDWFYDDVETARIHGLIKGKPVNGVLRFAPQDPITRAEIAAILARGETLLRKKELPPAADLPFLDIDASLWAKNEIASLYRAGILKGRSPDHFAPMEEATRAEISTLIYRLLQRDK, encoded by the coding sequence ATGATGATCGAAAAGAGCAAAAAAAGAGGCCTAAAGCGGACCTGCGCCCCTTTCCTCACCCTCTGCCTATTCTTCTCCTTCCTCCTCCTTTCCCTCTCCACTGCGGCAGCGGAGTCGGGAATGAAAGAGCCAAAGGTGCGGATCGCCCTCTCCGGCCAGCGGCTGGAGGTGGGGGATCTCCTGGAGGTAGGGATCTGGCTGCAGGGGTGGACAGGGCCATTTGGCGGAGTACAGGGGTATCAACTGAAACTGAGCTATGACCCCCTCTTTCTTCAACCCGTCCCGGATGGGGAAGAAGGGAAATTTGAACATCCGTCCATTTTCCCGCCATCCGCCTCTCCCATCACCTTGGCCAACCGGATCGGAAGGGACGGCACGATCGAAATCGCCCAGGCGGTGGAGGGGTATGACCATCTCTTCTACGGCTACGGCAAGATCGGCACCCTCACCTTCCGGGCCTTAAAAGAAGGAACAACTCGCTTAACCCCGGAAAAATCGATCCTCATCCTCCCCGGCAACCCGGGAATCAACATCCGCCATACAGCCAATGAAGCAACGGTTAGCATCGGAAAGAAAGCGGCAGGAGAGGAGAAGATCCTCACCGTCGGCGATCCGGTGAAGGCTCCCCTCCCCCTCGCCGGCAAGGAAGAGCTTCTGGGGCGTTTCTTGGACAGGGAGGATCTGTACCGCCTCTCCTGGGCCGTCGATGCCGTCTATGATCTTGCGGCGAAACGGATCCTGGTGGGCATGCCCGACGGCCGCTTCTACCCCAGTCGCCCCATGACCCGGGCCGAATTCGCCAAAATCGCCGTTCAGGCTTTCGGCCTCGACATGGAACAGGTGGGCACCCCCTCCTTTCCCGATGTGAACAAAAAGGATTGGTTCTATGATGATGTGGAAACGGCGCGAATCCACGGGCTCATCAAAGGAAAACCGGTGAACGGAGTTCTCCGCTTCGCCCCCCAGGACCCCATCACGCGGGCGGAGATCGCCGCGATTCTAGCCCGGGGGGAAACCCTCCTGCGCAAGAAAGAGCTGCCTCCCGCCGCCGACCTTCCCTTCCTCGACATCGACGCCTCCCTCTGGGCGAAGAACGAGATCGCCTCCCTCTATCGGGCGGGCATCTTGAAAGGAAGATCCCCCGATCATTTCGCTCCGATGGAAGAAGCCACCCGGGCGGAGATCAGCACCCTCATCTACCGCCTCCTGCAAAGGGATAAGTGA
- the gerPC gene encoding spore germination protein GerPC has translation MYTDPYVESYLLQVSEYLKQQYEKIVELEREIVTLRQGLEELQMRPPFHIDKMEYKFDQLKIETLEGTLNIGISPENGRTLKEISLGKQNLTNPHPDWDEEKEKRFREVKEEMDRFLKEEIPPRIIALAKEAKQKIDPFAVSFITEDLKNQVEDRLRHYILIHPEWTAEKVTTKTKEDLMQAVRDFIAIWPKMEE, from the coding sequence ATGTACACCGATCCTTACGTGGAGAGTTACCTCCTTCAAGTATCCGAGTATCTGAAGCAACAATATGAGAAAATCGTGGAACTGGAACGAGAGATTGTTACCCTCCGCCAAGGATTGGAAGAACTTCAAATGCGCCCACCTTTTCATATTGACAAGATGGAATACAAATTTGACCAATTAAAAATCGAAACCCTGGAGGGGACATTGAACATCGGGATTAGTCCGGAGAACGGGAGAACCTTAAAGGAGATCTCCTTGGGTAAACAGAATCTTACCAATCCCCATCCCGATTGGGATGAAGAAAAGGAAAAACGCTTTAGGGAGGTGAAGGAGGAAATGGATCGTTTTCTCAAGGAAGAGATTCCCCCACGTATTATTGCCCTGGCAAAAGAAGCGAAACAAAAGATTGACCCCTTTGCGGTCTCTTTTATCACGGAAGATCTGAAAAATCAGGTGGAGGACCGGCTCCGTCATTACATTCTCATTCATCCCGAGTGGACCGCAGAGAAAGTAACGACGAAGACAAAGGAAGATCTGATGCAGGCGGTCCGTGACTTTATCGCCATCTGGCCAAAAATGGAGGAATAA
- a CDS encoding spore germination protein GerPE — MRNRLTAIREIDVNVVGQSSILLVGDGGEARLENKGIALIFADAQASGATERNFSDYPIFRRTPPPPRGRTEDVLFSRRNEIPLISVKKVRVVGASSSSLIQAGSIGSIESISRLHFIRQISAEALGEEAL, encoded by the coding sequence ATGAGGAATCGTTTGACGGCCATCCGTGAGATCGATGTAAACGTGGTGGGACAAAGTTCCATTCTCCTCGTAGGGGACGGAGGGGAGGCACGACTGGAGAACAAAGGGATCGCCCTGATCTTCGCAGATGCTCAGGCGAGCGGAGCCACGGAAAGGAACTTTAGCGACTATCCCATTTTCCGGCGAACCCCACCACCTCCTCGAGGCCGAACGGAGGATGTTCTGTTTAGCCGGAGAAATGAAATCCCCCTCATTTCGGTAAAGAAGGTAAGAGTGGTTGGAGCAAGCTCCTCCTCACTGATCCAGGCGGGTTCCATCGGCAGTATCGAGTCGATTTCCAGATTGCATTTTATTCGGCAAATTTCTGCCGAAGCGCTGGGGGAAGAAGCGTTATGA
- a CDS encoding CamS family sex pheromone protein: MKRVIPFTVLSFLLFLSGCIPLGEPKAPTTPQDQTVITPSIPVGEEYYQTLLPYVKSSAEGTYAEMGNRVDADRLELGLMELSQKIFSPSRYILQEGQIISADDAVDWLARYDASKNSQGLNPASGSKPIVHIYEQDYLDMGTKKLAGLSIAISLNPMTTVTENGKEKEVRRSDEALQGILQEASAKIVDRIRAKGMKGPLLIAGFLQEPAISLVPGHYFVYGTVPANGTGAEWKPFKERYLLYPGRMAKSDLEKQVGANFSDFQGKLQEFFGRYAGAMGLARFVDDQLVEFTVTLETEYSSKTEVLSLTQYIAGLIPQYFPQKAQVNVYIRSVDRPEALYVRPTKGDPLFHIYR, from the coding sequence ATGAAGCGAGTGATTCCCTTTACCGTTCTGTCCTTTCTGCTCTTCTTATCCGGGTGTATTCCCCTGGGTGAACCGAAGGCACCGACGACTCCCCAGGATCAGACGGTGATTACCCCGTCCATTCCGGTGGGGGAGGAGTATTATCAGACCCTTCTTCCCTATGTGAAGAGCAGTGCGGAGGGGACGTATGCGGAGATGGGCAATCGTGTCGATGCCGATCGCCTGGAACTAGGATTGATGGAACTATCCCAGAAGATTTTTTCGCCCAGCCGGTATATTCTTCAGGAAGGACAAATCATCTCCGCTGATGATGCGGTGGATTGGCTGGCCCGTTACGACGCCTCAAAGAATTCCCAGGGGTTAAATCCGGCTTCCGGGAGTAAGCCCATCGTCCATATTTATGAACAAGATTATCTGGACATGGGGACAAAGAAACTGGCCGGTTTGTCCATCGCGATCTCCTTAAATCCGATGACCACCGTGACGGAGAATGGAAAGGAGAAGGAGGTTCGCCGGAGTGATGAGGCGTTGCAAGGAATCTTACAGGAAGCCTCGGCCAAAATCGTGGACCGGATTCGGGCGAAAGGGATGAAGGGCCCCCTCCTCATCGCCGGTTTTTTGCAAGAGCCGGCCATCTCCCTCGTCCCCGGCCATTACTTTGTTTATGGCACCGTTCCCGCAAATGGGACCGGGGCCGAGTGGAAGCCTTTTAAGGAACGGTATCTCCTCTATCCGGGGAGAATGGCGAAAAGCGATCTGGAGAAACAGGTAGGGGCCAATTTTTCCGACTTTCAAGGGAAGCTACAAGAATTTTTCGGCCGCTATGCCGGAGCGATGGGGCTCGCCCGTTTTGTCGATGATCAATTGGTGGAGTTTACCGTTACTTTGGAGACGGAGTATTCCTCTAAGACGGAGGTCCTTTCGCTGACGCAATACATTGCCGGGCTAATCCCCCAGTATTTCCCCCAAAAAGCGCAAGTAAACGTGTATATCCGGTCGGTGGATCGGCCTGAGGCCCTCTATGTCCGCCCGACGAAAGGAGATCCCCTCTTCCATATTTATCGGTAG
- a CDS encoding dockerin type I repeat-containing protein has protein sequence MNKSAILPIPALLLFLAILFLLPSSPRVQASPPEPPSVVESVYGEVYLPLVTLTGKISAEAFMGSGQYAELKFQGEEPPLPGVIHAVYGPPNDLHTAQFPLNPDGSFQLILPPSSVILQARVPGHLPQTIRLEATRDLTVTFPMLIAGDVNGDGAIDLKDLFRLAKHFQEKGPWTDREHALPDLNRDQEVNLLDAHYILQNLRISLQNASATDRGIFE, from the coding sequence GTGAACAAAAGCGCCATTCTTCCTATCCCTGCTCTTCTCCTCTTCCTTGCCATTCTCTTCTTGCTTCCATCTTCGCCAAGGGTACAAGCCTCTCCTCCGGAACCTCCCTCCGTTGTGGAGAGCGTCTATGGGGAGGTCTATCTGCCCCTCGTCACCCTCACCGGGAAGATCTCGGCGGAGGCGTTCATGGGGAGCGGTCAATACGCGGAACTTAAGTTTCAGGGAGAAGAGCCCCCGTTACCCGGCGTCATCCATGCCGTTTACGGCCCTCCGAACGACCTTCATACCGCCCAGTTCCCCTTAAATCCGGACGGTTCCTTTCAATTGATCCTGCCCCCCTCTTCCGTGATCTTACAGGCAAGGGTTCCCGGACACCTTCCCCAGACGATTCGGCTGGAAGCCACCCGGGATCTCACCGTGACGTTTCCCATGCTCATCGCAGGGGATGTGAACGGAGACGGCGCCATCGACTTGAAAGACCTCTTCCGACTGGCGAAGCATTTTCAAGAAAAGGGCCCCTGGACCGACCGGGAACATGCCTTGCCCGACCTGAACCGTGACCAAGAAGTCAACCTCCTCGACGCTCACTATATCCTGCAAAACTTAAGGATCAGCCTGCAAAATGCAAGTGCGACGGATAGGGGGATTTTCGAATGA
- a CDS encoding spore germination protein codes for MPSIVGVVKVISVSSSAVVNFGDVLNMAPKSATKTYAGSGSFSTGDFPVTYNPISSTNTVDPDLFDNDTLSGN; via the coding sequence ATGCCCTCCATCGTTGGTGTTGTAAAAGTGATCAGCGTGTCCTCAAGTGCGGTGGTGAACTTTGGAGATGTCCTAAACATGGCGCCGAAAAGCGCAACCAAAACCTATGCTGGATCCGGTTCTTTCAGCACAGGGGATTTTCCGGTCACGTATAATCCCATCAGTTCCACCAACACGGTGGACCCCGATCTCTTTGATAACGACACGCTAAGCGGGAATTAA
- a CDS encoding spore germination protein GerPB — MRFFISQNIIIYTLSIRDLSTASVLQIGSSGKIETLANVYNTGGFPDRPAVFPPVRRTVLVPLPPTSPSQTGR, encoded by the coding sequence ATGCGCTTTTTTATCAGCCAGAACATCATCATTTACACCCTATCGATTCGGGATCTCTCAACGGCATCCGTTCTTCAGATCGGAAGTTCAGGCAAGATCGAAACGCTGGCCAATGTTTACAACACGGGGGGATTTCCGGATCGCCCCGCAGTTTTCCCCCCTGTGAGGCGCACCGTTCTGGTCCCCCTTCCCCCCACCTCACCTTCTCAAACCGGCAGGTAA
- a CDS encoding sigma-70 family RNA polymerase sigma factor, whose translation MIELFPTVEADDMEEARIMAWFIIGLRHEAVRLAKKQKRLQQYERLILNDNLQKNYENDTAESVDIFAVNYHSRAEVEENVFLQEALSLLTAMQKTVIIATILEGYSEQEVAKQLGISQPVVHRMKRRALKRLRKHYTMGDTRSADPV comes from the coding sequence TTGATCGAATTGTTCCCTACAGTTGAAGCGGATGATATGGAAGAAGCACGAATCATGGCGTGGTTTATAATCGGCTTGCGTCACGAAGCTGTCCGGTTAGCTAAGAAACAGAAACGATTGCAACAATATGAACGATTGATTTTAAACGACAATTTGCAAAAGAATTATGAAAATGACACGGCAGAATCGGTTGATATCTTTGCTGTTAATTATCATTCTCGTGCAGAAGTTGAGGAAAATGTATTTCTTCAAGAAGCCCTTTCGTTGCTCACAGCGATGCAGAAGACTGTAATAATAGCAACGATCTTGGAAGGATATTCAGAACAGGAAGTAGCCAAACAATTGGGAATTTCACAACCCGTAGTACACCGAATGAAAAGGCGGGCGTTAAAAAGGTTAAGGAAACATTATACGATGGGAGACACTCGTTCAGCAGACCCCGTTTAA
- a CDS encoding TIGR00266 family protein: MNAHQIDYRIYGEEMQFVEVELDPGESVIAEAGALMMMDDEIQMETIFGDGTHQGGFMSKLFAAGKRVLTGESLFMTVFTNEGRGKKRVSFASPYPGRIIPLDLSELDGKVICQKDAFLCAAKGVSVGIDFQRKLGTGFFGGEGFIMQKLEGDGLAFVHAGGTIVERTLAPGERLKVDTGCLVALTQDVDYDIQFVGGIKNTLFGGEGLFFATLTGPGKVWIQSLPFARLADRIFANAPFRGGRKDEGSILGPIGNLFDGD, translated from the coding sequence ATGAACGCTCATCAAATTGATTACCGGATTTATGGGGAAGAGATGCAGTTTGTGGAGGTAGAACTTGATCCGGGCGAATCGGTGATTGCCGAGGCAGGGGCTCTCATGATGATGGATGATGAGATTCAAATGGAGACCATCTTCGGGGACGGGACCCATCAAGGCGGGTTTATGAGCAAACTCTTTGCCGCGGGAAAACGGGTTTTGACGGGGGAGAGCCTCTTTATGACCGTCTTTACCAATGAAGGCCGGGGGAAGAAAAGGGTCTCCTTCGCCTCCCCTTATCCCGGCCGCATTATCCCTTTGGACCTTAGTGAGTTAGACGGAAAAGTGATCTGCCAAAAGGACGCCTTCCTCTGTGCGGCGAAGGGGGTATCGGTGGGCATTGATTTTCAGCGCAAACTGGGAACCGGATTTTTCGGCGGGGAAGGGTTTATCATGCAGAAGCTGGAGGGGGATGGCCTCGCCTTCGTTCATGCCGGAGGGACGATTGTGGAGCGGACGTTGGCTCCCGGCGAGAGGCTGAAGGTGGATACGGGCTGCCTGGTCGCCCTGACGCAGGATGTGGATTACGACATCCAGTTCGTCGGGGGCATTAAAAACACCCTCTTTGGGGGAGAGGGCCTCTTCTTCGCTACCCTGACCGGACCGGGAAAGGTATGGATCCAATCCCTGCCCTTCGCCCGTCTCGCCGACCGGATCTTCGCCAACGCTCCTTTCCGGGGAGGAAGAAAGGATGAGGGAAGCATCCTTGGACCGATCGGCAATCTCTTCGACGGGGATTAA
- a CDS encoding C39 family peptidase yields MEKLRTMFTPFFLCISFMLGSFLSLIDSQPIFAEESTDYKGEVYQIIENKLKERIHLGFKDFQGLTPGKVFNMKDENRKETKYLVELEKNGSLAGYMVVDSLEGMVVEFALGNVHPLLHKTGEIFYLGPLFYGEVDNAGKIIDLRTKKEISEDILEKIRKRKADFTSKSISPDTIIYYDYDYIDNVPDYQQSDNTSMDNDCAPTAAATVIMYWDSHGYPNLSSTNNWIDVANVLGDLMDHNDENGVTSDKIEPAIESYITGRNYTNFSVGRDTSPTFSDIDYQIERDQPTLLRLEGYGYTKWPEKDDGHLVTIVGTESYMDTEDWNYYYNLVIHDNWEITPEDVWISFGRGGGETTDIWTVVP; encoded by the coding sequence ATGGAAAAATTAAGAACTATGTTTACCCCTTTCTTCTTATGCATTTCGTTCATGTTAGGTTCCTTTTTATCATTGATTGATTCTCAACCTATCTTTGCAGAAGAAAGTACCGATTATAAAGGTGAAGTCTATCAAATTATCGAAAACAAGCTGAAGGAGCGGATCCATTTAGGCTTTAAAGATTTTCAGGGATTGACTCCGGGGAAAGTTTTCAACATGAAGGATGAAAACCGAAAAGAAACGAAGTACTTAGTTGAGCTAGAGAAAAACGGGAGTTTAGCTGGGTATATGGTTGTGGATTCACTTGAAGGCATGGTTGTCGAATTCGCGTTAGGTAATGTCCATCCTTTACTGCATAAAACAGGTGAGATCTTTTACTTAGGTCCTCTGTTTTATGGTGAAGTGGATAATGCCGGGAAAATCATAGATCTTCGGACCAAGAAGGAAATTAGTGAAGATATCTTGGAGAAAATACGGAAACGAAAGGCAGATTTCACATCAAAGTCGATTTCCCCAGACACGATCATCTATTACGACTATGACTATATTGATAATGTACCTGATTATCAACAATCCGATAATACAAGTATGGATAACGACTGTGCACCGACGGCTGCAGCTACTGTTATAATGTATTGGGACTCCCATGGCTATCCAAATCTATCTTCAACCAACAACTGGATAGACGTCGCAAACGTTTTAGGTGATTTAATGGACCACAACGATGAAAATGGTGTTACATCCGACAAAATTGAGCCTGCCATCGAGTCGTATATAACAGGGCGCAACTATACCAATTTTTCGGTCGGCCGAGACACATCACCTACATTTTCAGATATTGATTACCAGATCGAGAGAGATCAGCCTACGCTATTAAGACTTGAAGGATATGGTTATACAAAATGGCCTGAAAAAGACGACGGACATTTAGTAACAATCGTTGGAACCGAATCGTACATGGATACGGAGGATTGGAATTACTATTATAACCTAGTTATTCACGACAATTGGGAAATTACTCCTGAAGATGTATGGATATCCTTCGGCAGGGGTGGAGGTGAAACAACCGATATATGGACGGTGGTCCCATGA